In one window of Candidatus Afararchaeum irisae DNA:
- the sepF gene encoding cell division protein SepF, protein MGIVDKLLGEGSTRNGGRGSHNEYVELDLEEYEMGETGDADMTVHIAELTGREGIMDVKDLIYDGDLVVADISYFRSNESKTERIMEEFRDVTDEVGGDIVQKGEDQIIIAPRGVSISRDKIAR, encoded by the coding sequence ATGGGTATAGTAGACAAGCTTCTAGGAGAAGGATCTACGAGGAACGGCGGTCGCGGGTCTCACAACGAGTACGTAGAGCTCGACCTCGAAGAGTACGAGATGGGCGAGACGGGTGACGCAGACATGACCGTACATATAGCAGAGCTCACGGGACGTGAGGGGATAATGGACGTCAAGGATCTGATATACGACGGAGACCTCGTAGTAGCCGACATATCCTACTTCAGGTCGAACGAGTCGAAGACTGAACGTATAATGGAGGAGTTCAGGGACGTCACCGACGAGGTCGGCGGCGACATAGTCCAGAAGGGAGAGGATCAGATCATCATAGCCCCGCGTGGTGTCTCGATTAGCCGCGACAAGATAGCCCGATAA